A genomic stretch from Argiope bruennichi chromosome 2, qqArgBrue1.1, whole genome shotgun sequence includes:
- the LOC129959226 gene encoding uncharacterized protein F54H12.2-like has protein sequence MDSRACACLQSELDLFNVNPVQLSTEDSSFTEIFPVASLNEKTPIEFYVSGSGEHYLDLSHTLLHLQVKIKKRNGAVIGTPDQVAPINYLLNTLFSECSVTLNDKQVSSQANYAYRCIFDALLSPRAVQESMLTSGLFYKDAASKHESVELANVGDNANSGYQTRYNICKDSKLIDMIGPLHFDLGNQSKCLINSVNLRIKLERNKDSFALMSATQDFKVVIYHASLFVRKIKVAPSVVIAHELALSKGVIKMPIRRTEVKSFALSSGMQSITIPNAFIGQLPTRLIMGMVSNAAFNGDFSKNPFNFKHYDLSYLCILDGNRMIPSKPFQPKFDNSNSYSRCYMSLFTDLGRYHKDQDINISYTEYKDGYTLFAVDLTPDLNADGMHESISRNGNLTIDIKFSKALSETVNLIVFSEYRNTIEIDKSRSIFSDF, from the coding sequence ATGGATTCCCGAGCGTGTGCTTGCTTGCAGAGTGAATTAGACCTTTTTAACGTGAATCCTGTACAATTATCAACAGAAGACAGCTCATTCACTGAGATTTTTCCTGTTGCATCTCTGAATGAAAAGACGCCAATTGAATTTTACGTAAGCGGAAGTGGTGAACATTATCTGGACTTATCCCATACACTTTTGCATCtacaagtgaaaattaaaaagagaaatggaGCAGTAATTGGAACGCCTGATCAAGTGGCTCCTATCAATTATCTCCTTAATACGCTATTTTCTGAATGTTCAGTTACATTAAATGACAAGCAGGTTTCTTCGCAAGCTAACTACGCATATAGATGTATTTTCGATGCTTTGCTTTCACCTCGAGCTGTTCAAGAATCAATGCTAACATCGGGTCTTTTCTACAAAGACGCTGCTTCTAAGCATGAATCAGTAGAACTAGCTAATGTTGGTGATAATGCAAATTCCGGTTACCAAACTAGATATAACATCTGCAAAGATAGTAAACTTATAGATATGATAGGTCCATTACATTTCGATCTAGGCAATCAGAGCAAATGTCTTATAAATTCGGTGAATCTTCGGatcaaattagaaagaaataaggATTCTTTTGCTCTGATGTCGGCCACGCAAGATTTTAAAGTAGTTATATATCATGCATcattatttgttaggaaaatTAAAGTCGCTCCCTCAGTCGTGATTGCCCATGAATTAGCTTTAAGCAAGGGAGTTATAAAAATGCCTATTCGCAGAACAGAAGTGAAATCATTCGCACTTTCTTCAGGAATGCAATCAATAACTATCCCTAATGCGTTCATTGGACAATTACCGACACGACTTATAATGGGTATGGTATCTAATGCTGCATTTAAtggggatttttcaaaaaatccattCAATTTCAAGCATTATGATTTATCATATCTTTGTATATTAGATGGCAATCGTATGATTCCGTCAAAGCCCtttcaaccaaaatttgataattctaacaGTTACAGCAGATGTTATATGAGTCTATTTACTGATTTGGGTAGATATCATAAAGATCAAGACATTAATATAAGTTACACTGAATATAAAGATGGGTATACGCTGTTCGCTGTAGATTTGACGCCCGATCTCAACGCGGACGGAATGCATGAAAGTATTTCACGCAATGGTAATTTaactattgatataaaattcagcAAAGCATTATCTGAAActgtaaatttaatagttttttcagaGTATCGAAATACTATAGAAATCGACAAAAGTCGcagtattttttcagatttttga